The following coding sequences lie in one Sporocytophaga myxococcoides DSM 11118 genomic window:
- a CDS encoding LamG-like jellyroll fold domain-containing protein: MDYNKNGIYDVEPPFADVKVELLNTFNVVLYTTYSSNLSIMGGSNYSFENIPYGSYILKFTAPSGYTFSNVQGFQVQSSASPITSSGPISFFPGQSQQYNMGIYQYVPPITAPTIQVSNFKISGILARSLRLSYKRGNGQGVLIVGREGAPVSKDPVDNQMYSGYKEYGSGTDLGDGNFVIYNGKDSVIDISYLKPERQYYFKGYEYNGSLITSVFLLSGAPSISAVTAELSSRYAGTALDFNGVNSCLDQMGYADCNTTMLAEGAYINNTGVFTMELWLKLKDHSANTCQALFTNGEGASFKGIFFAFDNRTSIGRNKQLVCELYNGSGTKIISSLSEPAIITDNEWHHVAITGDGTNVRFYVDGNESLGSGVMGTKSTGSWTHNSAYFGVCPVTGECRGGDIEYKYWLNGQVDELKFWNITRTLSDIRGNMNLILRGDEPGLRSYLQFNEGTAGSGAGFVLDLLMHQGGAAQGGYKPYYIVSPIPVGRGVSTNLNVTGPGTYDFTGAGIKMTFPSSGVYPDGEVVVTRLKSVPAITPVDVKDVTENYWVIRNYGENNSFSPLENLTFTNIGAIPTARISSTELNIQLYQRAHNATESVWANMGEATQADLNSQTIVFSSANNITSLGQTIISLREEIVTGQQTSGKTNSGNRPYVTSPYPVPSFNEDIRFEYISEVIDNLSIEVSDVFGKETRTIFEGTSNAGINNFVIPVKMLSPGVYLLKIKNSESLFSEKIIVY; this comes from the coding sequence TAGTTACATACTTAAGTTTACAGCTCCTTCAGGTTATACATTTTCCAATGTTCAGGGCTTTCAGGTACAAAGTTCCGCAAGTCCGATAACGTCTTCAGGACCGATTTCATTTTTCCCGGGCCAAAGTCAACAATACAATATGGGTATCTATCAATATGTACCCCCGATTACAGCCCCAACAATTCAGGTAAGCAACTTTAAAATATCAGGTATTCTGGCGCGCTCTTTAAGACTTTCCTATAAAAGAGGAAATGGTCAAGGTGTTTTAATTGTTGGCAGGGAAGGAGCTCCGGTTTCAAAAGATCCTGTCGATAATCAGATGTATTCCGGTTATAAGGAATATGGATCCGGTACGGACCTTGGCGATGGTAATTTTGTTATTTACAATGGAAAAGATAGTGTTATTGATATCTCCTATTTAAAACCCGAGAGGCAGTATTATTTTAAAGGATATGAATACAATGGGTCATTGATCACATCTGTTTTCCTTCTGTCCGGAGCTCCATCCATTTCCGCAGTAACAGCAGAACTATCCAGCAGATATGCCGGCACTGCCCTTGATTTTAATGGTGTGAACAGCTGCCTTGATCAGATGGGATATGCAGATTGCAATACAACTATGCTGGCGGAAGGAGCCTACATTAACAATACAGGAGTATTTACAATGGAATTGTGGCTGAAACTAAAAGATCACTCAGCGAATACTTGTCAGGCTTTGTTTACAAATGGTGAAGGAGCCAGCTTCAAAGGTATTTTCTTTGCATTTGATAACCGTACTTCAATAGGCAGAAACAAACAACTGGTTTGTGAACTTTATAACGGAAGCGGAACAAAAATCATCTCATCCCTGAGTGAACCAGCTATCATTACTGACAATGAGTGGCATCATGTTGCAATCACCGGAGATGGAACCAATGTCAGGTTTTATGTAGATGGAAATGAATCTTTGGGTTCTGGTGTAATGGGCACAAAATCAACTGGGTCCTGGACGCATAACTCAGCTTATTTCGGGGTTTGTCCTGTTACAGGAGAGTGCCGTGGTGGTGATATTGAATATAAATACTGGCTGAACGGGCAGGTAGACGAACTTAAATTCTGGAATATCACCAGAACATTGAGCGATATCAGAGGTAATATGAATCTTATTCTTCGTGGTGATGAACCTGGTCTCAGGTCCTATCTCCAATTTAATGAAGGAACAGCAGGTTCTGGTGCCGGGTTTGTGCTCGATCTTCTGATGCATCAGGGAGGTGCTGCGCAGGGAGGATATAAGCCTTATTATATAGTATCTCCCATTCCTGTTGGACGGGGAGTAAGCACAAATCTTAATGTTACAGGTCCTGGCACCTATGATTTCACCGGAGCAGGAATAAAAATGACATTCCCGTCATCTGGTGTTTATCCAGATGGAGAAGTAGTTGTAACCCGACTAAAATCGGTTCCTGCAATTACTCCGGTAGATGTTAAAGATGTAACTGAAAACTATTGGGTGATCAGAAACTATGGGGAAAACAATAGTTTTTCACCACTCGAAAATCTGACATTTACCAATATAGGGGCGATACCAACGGCCAGAATATCAAGTACTGAATTAAATATTCAATTATATCAGAGAGCACATAATGCAACAGAATCAGTTTGGGCAAATATGGGTGAAGCAACTCAGGCTGATTTAAACTCGCAGACTATTGTGTTTTCAAGTGCAAATAATATTACAAGTTTGGGACAGACAATTATTTCTTTAAGAGAAGAAATTGTAACAGGACAGCAAACTTCCGGAAAGACTAATTCGGGAAATAGACCATATGTTACCAGTCCTTATCCTGTTCCATCCTTTAATGAAGATATCCGTTTTGAATATATTTCAGAGGTAATTGATAACTTAAGTATTGAAGTGTCCGACGTTTTTGGAAAAGAGACTAGAACTATATTTGAGGGAACATCCAATGCAGGAATAAATAATTTTGTAATACCTGTAAAAATGCTGTCTCCGGGTGTTTATTTATTGAAAATAAAAAATAGTGAATCATTGTTCTCAGAAAAAATAATAGTGTATTAA